A genomic window from Halogeometricum sp. S3BR5-2 includes:
- a CDS encoding CocE/NonD family hydrolase: MSEDELSGVRRHENVRIPLEEDTVAATRYEPETDGPSPALLTYVPYPQQDSVTYGAYDPLNRYLAASGYEVVVADMVGSGASTGFVDEPFTRREGAEPAEIVEWLADRPWTTGKVGMFGKSYGGITALDAAAQRPDGLEAIVPIHTPFEGVRNAYTYGGLFEFLTIGMDWLTLMQALDAKPPSNPNPAAMAAWRDRLDRLPDRDPWLFQFLDNGPHEAYWDDKVIPVERIDVPVLAVDGWRDPYIEDTVRYVDRIDAPTRVLFGPWRHRMPHRGRESAVDFRRQVRAWFDRFLEKGETGAPDLPKFRVWTERDGGGTTAGEWRGLDRWPTLATAEDDALAFALAPEGLVPPVEYDADPGAGAVEETYEFDPTVGPASVDPYGATVAPPVTNDDDARSLTFDTPTLETAVELTGTGAVSLSLESTVADPTVAVRVVDVAPDGQGRLVTYGVLSGAYRDGIDERTPMTPGEPTELSVPLAPKSHVFEAGHRIRVAVGSSLFPAVLPTPERGSFTLRSSPDDPALLRFPGRRLDRVAFDDAVPMAPPDDRLPTTPERASGSSSWVTAREHAAGEARVEKTDELRVDLPHGTLTREGAFEASVRRDDPGSASARNELTLTVENALGTFEVCATSRIARSLCRVRTEVTHDGEPVFEQTWTR, translated from the coding sequence ATGTCTGAGGACGAACTGAGCGGGGTCCGACGGCACGAGAACGTGCGCATTCCTCTGGAAGAGGACACCGTCGCCGCGACGCGGTACGAACCGGAGACGGATGGACCGTCGCCGGCGCTCCTGACGTACGTGCCCTACCCGCAGCAGGACAGCGTCACGTACGGGGCCTACGACCCGTTGAACCGGTATCTCGCCGCGAGCGGGTACGAAGTCGTCGTCGCCGACATGGTCGGGTCGGGGGCGTCGACCGGGTTCGTCGACGAACCGTTCACGCGCCGCGAGGGCGCCGAACCCGCCGAGATAGTCGAGTGGCTGGCCGACCGACCGTGGACCACCGGGAAGGTGGGGATGTTCGGGAAGTCCTACGGCGGCATCACGGCGCTCGACGCCGCCGCGCAGCGACCCGACGGACTGGAGGCCATCGTTCCCATCCACACCCCGTTCGAGGGGGTGCGCAACGCCTACACCTACGGCGGCCTGTTCGAGTTCCTGACCATCGGGATGGACTGGCTCACGCTGATGCAGGCGCTGGACGCCAAGCCGCCGTCGAACCCGAACCCGGCGGCGATGGCGGCGTGGCGCGACCGCCTCGACCGACTGCCCGACCGCGACCCGTGGCTGTTCCAGTTCCTCGACAACGGCCCGCACGAGGCGTACTGGGACGACAAGGTCATCCCGGTCGAGCGAATCGACGTCCCCGTCCTCGCCGTCGACGGCTGGCGCGACCCGTACATCGAGGACACGGTGCGGTACGTCGACCGCATCGACGCTCCCACGCGGGTGTTGTTCGGCCCGTGGCGCCACCGGATGCCCCACCGCGGGCGCGAGTCGGCGGTCGACTTCCGCCGGCAGGTGCGCGCGTGGTTCGACCGCTTCCTGGAGAAGGGAGAGACGGGGGCGCCGGACCTCCCCAAATTCCGCGTCTGGACGGAACGCGACGGCGGCGGAACGACGGCGGGTGAGTGGCGCGGCCTCGACCGTTGGCCGACGCTCGCGACGGCCGAAGACGACGCGCTCGCGTTCGCCCTCGCGCCGGAGGGACTCGTTCCACCCGTCGAGTACGATGCGGACCCGGGTGCGGGCGCGGTCGAGGAGACGTACGAGTTCGACCCGACGGTCGGCCCCGCGTCCGTCGACCCCTACGGCGCGACGGTCGCCCCGCCGGTCACGAACGACGACGATGCGCGCAGTCTCACGTTCGACACGCCCACACTGGAGACGGCGGTCGAACTCACCGGGACGGGCGCTGTCTCGCTCTCGCTCGAATCGACCGTCGCCGACCCGACGGTGGCAGTCCGCGTCGTCGACGTGGCACCCGACGGTCAGGGAAGACTCGTCACCTACGGCGTCCTCAGCGGGGCGTACCGCGACGGCATCGACGAGCGAACGCCGATGACGCCCGGCGAACCGACCGAGCTCTCGGTCCCCCTCGCGCCGAAGTCGCACGTCTTCGAGGCGGGCCATCGCATCCGGGTCGCCGTCGGGTCGTCGCTGTTCCCGGCGGTGCTGCCGACGCCCGAGCGGGGGTCGTTCACACTCCGGTCCTCGCCCGACGACCCGGCCCTGCTCCGGTTTCCGGGGCGGCGGCTGGACCGCGTCGCGTTCGACGACGCCGTGCCGATGGCGCCTCCAGACGACCGCCTGCCGACGACCCCCGAGCGCGCCTCGGGGTCGTCATCGTGGGTGACCGCTCGGGAACACGCCGCCGGGGAAGCCCGCGTCGAGAAGACGGACGAACTGCGCGTCGACCTCCCGCACGGGACGCTGACGCGCGAGGGGGCGTTCGAGGCGTCCGTGCGGCGGGACGACCCCGGGTCGGCGTCCGCGCGTAACGAACTGACGCTGACCGTCGAGAACGCGCTCGGAACCTTCGAGGTGTGCGCGACCAGTCGCATCGCCCGGTCGCTCTGCCGGGTGCGGACCGAGGTGACGCACGACGGCGAACCGGTCTTCGAGCAGACGTGGACGCGGTAG
- the ilvA gene encoding threonine ammonia-lyase codes for MPGNEESDGSVPESADAVVTAADVAAARERIDGVAHETPLDVSTTFAEMSGAASVGLKLENAQRTGSFKIRGAYNTMATLPEEAKARGVVAASAGNHAQGVALAGRLLDIDTTVVVPEVTPAAKITATRGYGAEVLVEGDIYERSYERALELADEEGYEFVHPFDDAGVIAGQGTVGAEIRDQYPEVDTVLVSIGGGGLISGVATTLKAHDTDIRVVGVQPEGAAHAKPSLERDEIHRLSDIDTAAEGIADARLLGKTFAVIRERVDDVVSVSDREMAVAVTLLAERAKTVAEAAGAAPVAALLSGKVDATDEHVACIVSGGNVDLTEHAELTRTGLFELDRYAEARLHVREWPAALGRVGDIVSDRGAGLDAVQRADRTADDPPNRTPVTVGVEGTGREHLREVFASLDDADGVAVASHTLG; via the coding sequence GTGCCCGGTAACGAGGAGAGCGACGGCTCGGTTCCGGAGAGCGCCGACGCCGTCGTCACCGCCGCGGACGTGGCGGCGGCCCGCGAACGCATCGACGGCGTGGCCCACGAGACGCCGCTGGACGTCTCGACGACGTTCGCCGAGATGTCGGGCGCGGCGTCCGTCGGCCTCAAACTGGAGAACGCGCAGCGGACGGGGTCGTTCAAGATTCGCGGCGCGTACAACACGATGGCGACGCTCCCCGAGGAGGCGAAAGCCCGCGGCGTCGTCGCCGCCAGCGCGGGCAACCACGCGCAGGGCGTCGCCCTCGCGGGACGTCTCCTCGATATCGACACCACCGTCGTCGTCCCCGAGGTGACGCCCGCGGCGAAGATAACGGCCACCCGCGGCTACGGCGCGGAGGTGCTCGTCGAGGGGGACATCTACGAGCGCTCCTACGAACGCGCCCTCGAACTCGCCGACGAGGAGGGGTACGAGTTCGTCCACCCGTTCGACGACGCGGGCGTCATCGCCGGGCAGGGCACCGTCGGCGCGGAGATACGCGACCAGTACCCCGAGGTGGACACCGTCCTCGTCTCCATTGGCGGCGGCGGTCTCATCTCGGGCGTCGCCACGACGCTGAAGGCGCACGACACGGATATCCGCGTCGTCGGCGTCCAACCCGAAGGGGCGGCACACGCCAAGCCGTCCTTGGAGCGCGACGAGATACACCGGCTCTCCGATATCGACACCGCCGCCGAGGGAATCGCCGACGCGCGTCTGCTCGGGAAGACGTTCGCGGTCATCCGCGAACGCGTCGACGACGTGGTGTCGGTCTCCGACCGCGAGATGGCCGTCGCCGTCACTCTGCTGGCCGAACGGGCGAAGACCGTCGCCGAGGCGGCGGGCGCGGCGCCCGTCGCCGCTCTCCTCTCGGGGAAAGTCGACGCGACGGACGAACACGTCGCCTGCATCGTCTCCGGCGGGAACGTCGACCTGACCGAGCACGCCGAACTGACGCGAACAGGCCTGTTCGAACTCGACCGCTACGCCGAGGCGCGACTGCACGTCAGGGAGTGGCCGGCGGCCCTCGGCCGGGTCGGCGATATCGTCTCCGACCGAGGGGCCGGACTCGACGCCGTCCAACGCGCCGACCGGACGGCGGACGACCCGCCGAACCGGACGCCCGTCACCGTCGGCGTCGAAGGCACCGGCCGGGAGCATCTCCGCGAGGTGTTCGCGTCGCTGGACGACGCCGACGGCGTCGCCGTCGCGTCGCACACGCTCGGGTGA
- a CDS encoding amidohydrolase, with protein MVATTELDLRRLRRAFHRHPEPAWREFHTTARLVEEVEAIGVDELAVGTEAYDPDDRMAAPDADSEEVRRWMDRAIEQGADEELVEQMAGGNTGLVAVLDRRSRESGADAAEADEPHVGLRVDIDGLFIEESDDEDHAPVREGFRSETGETMHACGHDAHMTWGLAVLDAVKRSDFAGRFTVFFQPAEEVSGGGRPMAESEYAAGLDDLFAVHVGLDHPTGEVVAGVEEILAMCHVDATFHGTSAHAGKAPNEGDNAMQALGTAIQNAYGIPRHADGMTRVNVGVAEAGTASNVIAEEATIHGEARGETTELMEYMKEKLSRTLESAAEMHGCTADVEVVSESPRVDSDPELAELVADVAAGVEGVETVTERAAFGASEDATFLMDRAHREGGRATFLIVGTDHPTSHHTTTFDVDERSLPMGVEVLTKAVLSAGEEGSEDESAGESGAR; from the coding sequence ATGGTAGCGACGACCGAGCTAGACCTCCGCCGGTTGCGTCGAGCGTTCCACCGCCACCCGGAACCCGCTTGGCGGGAGTTTCACACCACGGCGCGTCTCGTCGAGGAAGTCGAGGCCATCGGCGTCGACGAACTCGCGGTCGGTACCGAGGCGTACGACCCCGACGACAGGATGGCCGCCCCCGACGCCGACTCCGAGGAGGTGCGGCGGTGGATGGACCGCGCAATCGAGCAGGGGGCCGACGAGGAGTTGGTCGAGCAGATGGCGGGCGGCAACACCGGCCTCGTCGCCGTCCTCGACCGTCGGAGCAGAGAATCCGGCGCCGACGCCGCCGAGGCCGACGAACCCCACGTCGGCCTCCGCGTCGACATCGACGGCCTGTTCATCGAGGAGTCGGACGACGAGGACCACGCCCCGGTTCGCGAGGGGTTCCGCTCGGAGACGGGCGAGACGATGCACGCTTGCGGGCACGACGCGCACATGACGTGGGGGTTGGCCGTCCTCGACGCCGTGAAGCGCAGCGACTTCGCGGGACGCTTCACCGTCTTCTTCCAACCCGCCGAGGAGGTGTCCGGCGGCGGCCGCCCGATGGCCGAGAGCGAGTACGCCGCCGGTCTGGACGACCTCTTCGCGGTCCACGTCGGCCTCGACCACCCGACGGGCGAAGTCGTCGCGGGCGTCGAGGAGATTCTGGCGATGTGCCACGTCGACGCGACGTTTCACGGCACCTCCGCGCACGCGGGTAAGGCCCCGAACGAGGGCGACAACGCGATGCAGGCGCTCGGGACGGCCATCCAGAACGCCTACGGCATCCCGCGGCACGCCGACGGGATGACCCGCGTCAACGTCGGCGTCGCGGAGGCGGGCACCGCGAGCAACGTCATCGCCGAGGAGGCGACCATCCACGGCGAGGCGCGCGGGGAGACGACCGAACTGATGGAGTACATGAAGGAGAAGCTCTCGCGGACGCTCGAATCCGCGGCCGAGATGCACGGCTGTACGGCCGACGTGGAAGTCGTCAGCGAGTCCCCGCGCGTCGACAGCGACCCCGAACTGGCGGAACTCGTCGCCGACGTCGCCGCGGGCGTCGAGGGCGTCGAGACGGTGACCGAACGGGCCGCGTTCGGCGCCAGCGAGGACGCGACGTTCCTCATGGACCGCGCCCACCGGGAGGGCGGGCGCGCGACGTTCCTCATCGTCGGAACGGACCACCCGACGAGCCACCACACCACCACGTTCGACGTGGACGAGCGCAGTCTCCCGATGGGCGTCGAGGTGCTGACGAAGGCGGTGCTCTCGGCGGGCGAGGAGGGGAGCGAAGACGAGAGCGCGGGTGAGTCCGGTGCCCGGTAA
- a CDS encoding D-2-hydroxyacid dehydrogenase, which produces MTETPDVVVLREGTEGLSMESYAETLRERLPERTVALARTPKQERELVAGARVATGIDLDPELVESAENLELFACTFAGTDHVPTDELAARGVGVTNAGGIHAPGIAEQAIGNMLTFARRLHEGWRRKRNNEWRHFQSGEFTDSTVTVVGLGSIGQAVVQRLQGFEVETIGVRYTPEKGGPTDEVVGFDEDAVHDALSRSEYVIVACPLNDLTRGLVGEAEFATMPPEAVLVNTARGGIVDTDALVSALQSNKIRGAALDVTEPEPLPNDHELWDLENCLLTPHTGGHTPKHWDRLADIVAENLDRLESGEELVNEVLAPGGE; this is translated from the coding sequence ATGACGGAGACACCGGACGTCGTCGTCCTCCGCGAGGGGACCGAGGGACTGTCGATGGAGTCGTACGCCGAGACGCTCCGCGAGCGTCTGCCCGAACGAACCGTCGCGCTGGCGCGCACGCCGAAACAGGAACGCGAACTCGTCGCCGGGGCGCGCGTGGCCACCGGCATCGACCTCGACCCCGAACTGGTCGAGTCGGCCGAGAACCTCGAACTGTTCGCCTGTACGTTCGCCGGAACGGACCACGTGCCGACGGACGAACTCGCCGCCCGCGGCGTCGGCGTGACGAACGCCGGCGGCATCCACGCGCCGGGCATCGCCGAACAGGCCATCGGGAACATGCTGACGTTCGCCCGCCGCCTGCACGAGGGGTGGCGGCGGAAGCGGAACAACGAGTGGCGGCACTTCCAGTCGGGCGAGTTCACCGACAGCACCGTCACCGTCGTCGGTCTCGGCTCCATCGGCCAGGCCGTCGTCCAGCGGTTGCAGGGGTTCGAGGTGGAGACGATAGGCGTGCGGTACACCCCCGAGAAGGGCGGCCCGACCGACGAGGTGGTGGGCTTCGACGAGGACGCGGTCCACGACGCCCTCTCGCGGTCGGAGTACGTCATCGTCGCCTGCCCGCTGAACGACCTCACGCGGGGCCTCGTCGGCGAGGCCGAGTTCGCCACGATGCCGCCGGAGGCCGTCCTCGTCAACACGGCGCGCGGCGGCATCGTCGACACCGACGCCCTCGTCTCGGCGCTCCAATCGAACAAGATACGCGGCGCGGCCCTCGACGTGACCGAACCCGAACCGCTGCCGAACGACCACGAACTCTGGGACCTGGAGAACTGCCTGCTCACGCCGCACACCGGCGGCCACACGCCGAAACACTGGGACCGCCTGGCCGACATCGTCGCGGAGAACCTCGACCGCCTCGAGTCGGGGGAGGAACTGGTGAACGAGGTGCTCGCGCCGGGCGGGGAGTAA
- the gdhB gene encoding glutamate dehydrogenase GdhB, producing MAPDEDDADGSDADSALVTARRQLERAAAHVDVDANVVERLRHPTRVERVSVPLKRDDGSLDVYTGYRAQHDDVRGPYKGGLRYHPEVSAEECMGLSMWMTWKCAVMDLPFGGGKGGVAVNPKELSDEETERLTRRFAEELRDVVGPKQDVPAPDMGTDAQTMAWFMDAYSMQQGETTPGVVTGKPPVIGGSYGREEAPGRSVAIVTREVVDYYDWDLSETTVAVQGFGSVGANAARALDEWGANVVAVSDVNGAIYDPDGLDTEAVATHEEEPGAVMGYDASETLSNEEILELDVDVLIPAAIGNVVTAENAHDIEADLIVEGANGPTTFAGDEILADREVPVVPDILANAGGVTVSYFEWLQDINRRQWTLDRVHEELESQMLSAWDDVRTQYEQKDVTWRNAAYVVALERVAEAKSTRGLWP from the coding sequence ATGGCACCAGACGAAGACGACGCGGACGGATCGGACGCGGACTCGGCGCTCGTGACCGCCCGGCGACAGCTCGAACGAGCGGCGGCGCACGTCGACGTGGACGCGAACGTCGTCGAACGGCTCCGACACCCGACGCGGGTCGAACGCGTCTCGGTGCCCCTCAAGCGCGACGACGGGTCGCTCGACGTGTACACGGGGTACCGCGCGCAACACGACGACGTCCGCGGGCCGTACAAGGGCGGCCTCCGGTATCACCCTGAGGTGAGCGCAGAGGAGTGCATGGGGCTCTCGATGTGGATGACGTGGAAGTGCGCCGTGATGGACCTCCCGTTCGGCGGGGGGAAGGGCGGCGTCGCAGTCAATCCGAAGGAGCTCTCGGACGAGGAAACAGAGCGGCTGACGCGGCGGTTCGCGGAGGAACTCCGCGACGTCGTCGGGCCGAAGCAGGACGTCCCCGCGCCGGACATGGGGACGGACGCGCAGACGATGGCGTGGTTCATGGACGCCTACTCGATGCAGCAGGGCGAGACGACGCCGGGCGTCGTCACCGGGAAGCCGCCGGTCATCGGCGGCAGCTACGGGCGCGAGGAGGCGCCGGGTCGCTCCGTCGCCATCGTCACCCGAGAGGTCGTCGACTACTACGACTGGGACCTCTCGGAGACGACCGTCGCCGTCCAGGGATTCGGGAGCGTCGGCGCCAACGCCGCCCGGGCCCTCGACGAGTGGGGCGCGAACGTCGTCGCCGTCTCCGACGTCAACGGCGCCATCTACGACCCCGACGGCCTCGACACCGAAGCGGTCGCCACCCACGAGGAGGAACCCGGCGCGGTGATGGGCTACGACGCCTCGGAGACGCTCTCGAACGAGGAGATACTCGAACTCGACGTGGACGTGCTGATTCCGGCCGCCATCGGCAACGTCGTCACCGCCGAGAACGCCCACGACATCGAGGCCGACCTGATCGTCGAGGGGGCGAACGGGCCGACGACGTTCGCCGGCGACGAGATTCTCGCCGACCGCGAGGTGCCCGTCGTTCCGGACATCCTCGCGAACGCCGGCGGCGTCACCGTCTCCTACTTCGAGTGGTTGCAGGACATCAACCGCCGGCAGTGGACGCTCGACCGCGTCCACGAGGAACTGGAGTCGCAGATGCTCTCGGCGTGGGACGACGTGCGGACCCAGTACGAGCAGAAGGACGTGACGTGGCGCAACGCCGCCTACGTCGTGGCGCTCGAACGGGTCGCCGAGGCGAAGTCGACGCGGGGCCTGTGGCCCTGA
- a CDS encoding M24 family metallopeptidase, whose amino-acid sequence MRQSIFDPDEYERRIEETKARMREEELDALLVTDPANMNYLTGYDGWSFYVNQAVVVTPNREEPVWVGRGMDANGARATTWLSEESIDSYSDDHVHSPHDLHPMDYIADVLEALGVSDGKIGLEMDAYYFTAKSYTRLQENLGEASFSDATLLVNWVRIKKSERELDYMREAARISENAMRAGIDTVAEGVPESEAARAIYDALIRGTDDYGGDYPSIVPLMPSGDHTGTPHLTWTDREFEAGDPVIIELSGCRHRYHSPLARTAYVGDPPEEMTERMEIVVEGVEAALDVAEPGVTCERVEKAWRDTIAKYDIEKEERIGYSMGLGYPPDWGEHTASLRPGDETVLEEDMTFHMIPGLWFDDFGAELSETFRVTSNGAETLAEFPRKLFSA is encoded by the coding sequence ATGCGACAGTCAATCTTCGACCCCGACGAGTACGAGCGACGTATCGAGGAGACGAAAGCGCGGATGCGCGAGGAGGAACTGGACGCCCTCCTGGTCACCGACCCGGCGAACATGAACTACCTCACGGGGTACGACGGCTGGTCGTTCTACGTGAATCAGGCCGTCGTCGTGACCCCGAACCGCGAGGAACCCGTCTGGGTGGGCCGCGGGATGGACGCCAACGGCGCGCGCGCGACGACGTGGCTCTCCGAGGAGAGCATCGACTCCTACAGCGACGACCACGTCCACTCGCCGCACGACCTGCACCCGATGGACTACATCGCGGACGTCCTCGAGGCCCTCGGCGTCTCTGACGGAAAAATCGGACTGGAGATGGACGCCTACTACTTCACCGCGAAGTCCTACACGCGCCTGCAGGAGAACCTCGGCGAGGCGTCGTTCTCGGACGCGACGCTCCTGGTCAACTGGGTTCGGATAAAGAAGTCCGAACGGGAACTCGACTACATGCGCGAGGCCGCTCGCATCTCCGAGAACGCGATGCGGGCGGGCATCGATACCGTCGCCGAGGGCGTCCCCGAGTCGGAGGCGGCCCGGGCCATCTACGACGCCCTCATCCGCGGCACCGACGACTACGGCGGCGACTACCCCTCCATCGTTCCGCTGATGCCCTCCGGCGACCACACGGGAACGCCGCACCTGACGTGGACCGACCGGGAGTTCGAGGCGGGCGACCCGGTCATCATCGAACTGTCGGGCTGTCGGCACCGCTATCACTCGCCGCTCGCGCGCACCGCCTACGTCGGCGACCCGCCCGAGGAGATGACCGAACGGATGGAGATAGTCGTCGAGGGTGTCGAAGCCGCCCTCGACGTCGCCGAACCCGGCGTCACCTGCGAACGCGTCGAGAAGGCGTGGCGCGACACCATCGCGAAGTACGACATCGAGAAGGAGGAGCGAATCGGCTACTCGATGGGCCTCGGCTATCCGCCGGACTGGGGGGAACACACCGCCAGCCTCCGCCCCGGCGACGAGACGGTGTTAGAGGAGGACATGACGTTCCACATGATTCCGGGGCTGTGGTTCGACGACTTCGGCGCCGAACTCTCCGAGACGTTCCGCGTCACCTCGAACGGCGCGGAGACGCTCGCGGAGTTCCCGCGAAAACTGTTCTCGGCGTGA
- a CDS encoding aspartate aminotransferase family protein, translated as MARGPPITELHYDEAPSVDSVPGPKSRELIRRQEEIDSSAVAYPEDIPIAFDSGKGATVRDVDGNTFIDMFAGIGVLNVGHSNPYVLEAVHEQTDKFVHTVDFPTEARLELIEKLDEIAPEGLRGNMRTVFGGPTGSDAVEAAIKLSKYNTDGTGLVAFRGAYHGATSGAMSVTSNKKFKEAYTPLLPDVVHAPYPNPFRDDKSPQASVEHALEEVQEILEDPYGGLANPAGIIVEPIQGEGGVVTPPEGFLQGLRDIATDNDVPLVFDEIQCGLGRTGQWWANEWDGVTPDIMTTAKALGGVGFPLSATMYHEDLDTWGSGDHAGTYRGHVVGMRAGTRAIEYIQEHDLLAHARELGEYLRTRLEEAGESNPQLAEVRGRGLFVGAEFVDADGNPEGDIADEIQDYCFEHGVLVWKAGRHGNVLRLLPPLVLTRDLAETAMDVIVDAVEHATTATATR; from the coding sequence ATGGCACGCGGACCACCGATAACGGAACTCCACTACGACGAGGCACCGTCGGTCGACTCGGTTCCCGGACCGAAGTCCCGAGAACTCATCCGACGACAGGAGGAAATCGACAGCAGCGCCGTCGCCTACCCCGAGGACATCCCCATCGCGTTCGACTCCGGGAAGGGGGCCACCGTCCGCGACGTCGACGGCAACACCTTCATCGACATGTTCGCCGGCATCGGCGTCCTCAACGTCGGCCACTCGAACCCCTACGTCTTGGAGGCCGTCCACGAACAGACCGACAAGTTCGTCCACACCGTCGACTTCCCCACCGAGGCGCGCCTCGAACTCATCGAGAAACTCGACGAGATAGCGCCGGAGGGTCTGCGCGGGAACATGCGCACCGTCTTCGGCGGCCCGACGGGGAGCGACGCCGTCGAGGCGGCCATCAAACTCTCGAAGTACAACACCGACGGCACCGGCCTCGTCGCCTTCCGCGGCGCCTACCACGGCGCGACCAGCGGCGCGATGAGCGTCACCTCGAACAAGAAGTTCAAGGAGGCGTACACGCCGCTCCTCCCCGACGTGGTTCACGCCCCGTATCCGAACCCGTTCCGGGACGACAAGTCGCCGCAGGCGTCCGTCGAGCACGCCCTCGAAGAGGTCCAAGAGATACTCGAAGACCCCTACGGCGGCCTCGCGAACCCCGCGGGCATCATCGTCGAACCGATTCAGGGCGAGGGCGGCGTCGTCACCCCGCCGGAGGGCTTCCTGCAGGGCCTGCGCGACATCGCCACCGACAACGACGTTCCCCTCGTGTTCGACGAGATACAGTGCGGCCTCGGCCGGACGGGGCAGTGGTGGGCCAACGAGTGGGACGGCGTCACGCCGGACATCATGACCACGGCGAAGGCCCTCGGCGGCGTCGGCTTCCCCCTCTCGGCGACGATGTACCACGAGGACCTCGACACGTGGGGGTCGGGCGACCACGCCGGCACCTACCGCGGCCACGTCGTCGGCATGCGCGCCGGCACGCGGGCCATCGAGTACATTCAAGAGCACGACCTACTCGCGCACGCGCGTGAACTCGGCGAGTACCTCCGGACGCGACTCGAGGAGGCCGGCGAGTCGAACCCGCAACTGGCCGAGGTGCGCGGACGGGGCCTGTTCGTCGGCGCGGAGTTCGTCGACGCCGACGGGAACCCCGAGGGCGACATCGCCGACGAGATTCAGGATTACTGCTTCGAGCACGGCGTCCTCGTCTGGAAGGCCGGCCGCCACGGCAACGTCCTCAGACTGCTCCCGCCCCTCGTGCTGACGCGGGACCTCGCCGAAACCGCGATGGACGTCATCGTCGACGCCGTCGAACACGCGACGACGGCGACGGCGACGCGGTAG
- a CDS encoding NAD-dependent succinate-semialdehyde dehydrogenase, which yields MQLTTTDPTTEDDIETYEYHDDADLDRMLDASADRFASWRDRLITERQALVGSIADVLRENEDEYAELMTEEMGKPVSQARGEIQKCAWVCEFYAERAAEFLQDERVGVHPEARTKVSYEPLGPLVAVMPWNYPFWQVLRVAAPTLAAGNTMLLSHAPNVTGCATAVERILADAGFPEGVFQTLVVDTDAIHDAVADDRVAAATLTGSVRAGRAVAETAGNNLKPSVLELGGSDPFVVLDDAHLDRACEVAAQARVNNNGQACIAAKRFIVHEDVYEEFRDGLVREMESLTVGDPREENTDVGPIARADLLDTLETQVKETVDAGATVLTGGEALDREGYFFEPTVLEEIPEESPAACDELFGPVASLFRVGSEEEAMELANDTDYGLGASVWTGDLERGERLAGEFEAGAAFVNELVQSHPKLPFGGVKNSGYGRELAADGIREFTNKKTVWVSPADGLDD from the coding sequence ATGCAACTCACGACCACCGACCCGACGACGGAGGACGATATCGAGACGTACGAATACCACGACGACGCCGACCTCGACCGCATGCTCGACGCGTCGGCCGACCGCTTCGCGTCGTGGCGCGACCGGCTCATCACCGAGCGACAGGCGCTCGTCGGGTCGATAGCCGACGTCCTCCGCGAGAACGAGGACGAGTACGCCGAACTGATGACCGAGGAGATGGGCAAGCCCGTCTCGCAGGCCCGCGGGGAGATTCAAAAGTGCGCGTGGGTCTGCGAGTTCTACGCCGAACGCGCCGCGGAGTTCCTGCAGGACGAACGCGTCGGCGTCCACCCCGAGGCGCGGACGAAGGTGTCCTACGAACCCCTCGGCCCCCTCGTCGCCGTGATGCCGTGGAACTACCCGTTCTGGCAGGTGCTGCGGGTCGCGGCGCCGACGCTGGCGGCCGGTAACACCATGCTTCTCAGCCACGCGCCCAACGTCACCGGCTGTGCGACGGCCGTCGAGCGGATTCTCGCCGACGCCGGCTTCCCCGAGGGCGTCTTCCAGACGCTCGTCGTCGACACCGACGCGATACACGACGCCGTGGCCGACGACCGGGTCGCCGCGGCGACGCTGACCGGCAGCGTCCGCGCGGGCCGCGCCGTCGCCGAGACGGCCGGGAACAACCTCAAACCCTCCGTGCTCGAACTCGGCGGGAGCGACCCGTTCGTCGTCCTCGACGACGCGCACCTCGACCGGGCGTGCGAGGTGGCCGCGCAGGCCCGCGTGAACAACAACGGGCAGGCCTGCATCGCCGCCAAGCGGTTCATCGTCCACGAGGACGTCTACGAGGAGTTCCGCGACGGACTCGTCCGCGAGATGGAGTCGCTGACGGTGGGCGACCCCCGCGAGGAGAACACCGACGTGGGACCCATCGCCCGCGCGGACCTCCTCGACACCCTGGAGACGCAAGTCAAAGAGACGGTGGACGCCGGCGCGACGGTGCTCACCGGCGGAGAGGCGCTGGACCGCGAGGGCTACTTCTTCGAGCCGACGGTATTGGAGGAGATTCCGGAGGAGAGCCCCGCCGCCTGCGACGAACTGTTCGGTCCCGTCGCCTCCCTGTTCCGCGTCGGGAGCGAGGAGGAGGCGATGGAACTGGCGAACGACACCGACTACGGACTCGGGGCGAGCGTCTGGACCGGAGACTTAGAACGGGGCGAGCGACTCGCCGGCGAGTTCGAGGCGGGCGCGGCGTTCGTCAACGAACTCGTGCAGTCGCACCCGAAACTCCCGTTCGGCGGCGTGAAGAACTCCGGCTACGGCCGCGAACTCGCCGCCGACGGCATCCGGGAGTTCACGAACAAGAAGACGGTGTGGGTGTCGCCGGCCGACGGCCTCGACGACTAA